The nucleotide sequence CGCCGCCCGTGCAGTGCGGAGCCACCTCGGGCGGCGAGATGAACCGGGACGCCTCCCGCCGGACGAGGTCGGGGTCCCAGCCGGGGTTACGGGCGGCGAGCAGGTCTGCGTAGGCCGTGTACTGCTGGTGCTGGACGCCAGGCGGCCGATACCCCTCGACGAGCAACAGATGGGTGTGCGGTGGCAGCGCCCGCTGAGCGAGGACCAGCCGATCCCGAAGCCCGAGACGAACGTAGTGCAGCAGCGCGTTGTACCGGGCTTCGCGCCGATCGAGCCGCAGCCCGGTGCCAGCCGAGGCGTCGACGGCGGGTTCGCGGTTGTCGTGGGTCGAGATCGCTGCGATCACCGGATCGCTGAGAAGCACCATGTCGTCCGCCACCCTTGGACGGTAACCGCGCCGGTCCGTTGTCCTGACCGCGCCCACCCGAGGCGGAAGCGCGCCGTCGGACGCAGGCACGAGGCACCCGGCGCCGCGGCGCACAAGGGCGGCACGACGGCGGTTGCGGCGGGAGGGCCGTTGCGGGGTGCGGGGGTGGCGGGGCTCTGCACAAGCGGAGCGGTGACAGCCCGCGCCGAGCGGCGCGCGGCGGGACGAAGGCCGCGCGGAGCGGCACGGACGCAAGCCGCGCGAAGCGGCGCAGGCGCAAGCCCCGCGGAGCGGCGCAGGCGCAAGCCGCAAAGCGGCGCAGGGCAGGCAGGCGCAGGCGGGGCAGGCAGAGCGGGGCGCCGCAGTCAGGGTGGGCGGATTCTGCTTGTCTTCAGGCTCGGGGGTGGGCCTGACGGTAGGCCTGGCGGAGGCGGTCGACGGTGACGTGGGTGTAGATCTGCGTGGTGGCCAGCGTGGCGTGGCCTAGCAATTCCTGGACCGTTCGAAGGTCGGCGCCACCAGCCAACAGATGGGTCGCAGCGGTGTGCCGCAGGCCGTGGGGACCAAGGTCGGGCGCGCCCGGAACCTCGCGCAGTCGGTCGTGGACGATCTGACGGGCCGTCCGGGGGTCGAGGCGCCCGCCGCGGACGCCGAGCAGCAGCGCGGGGCCGCTGCGGGGGGTCGCGAGGAGCGGGCGTCCGCGGTCGAGCCAGGCAGCTAGCACGCGCTCGGCCGGCACTCCGTACGGGACGCTCCGCTCGCGGGCGCCCTTGCCGAGGACTCGGAGCAGTCGGCGCTCCCGATCGACGTCGTCGATGTCGAGTCCGCAGAGTTCGCTGACCCGTACGCCGGTTGCGTAGAGCAGCTCCAGCACGAGCGAGTTCCGGAGGGACGCCGCTTCGGCGTGCGGATCGTCCTCGGCGGAGGCACC is from Cryptosporangium phraense and encodes:
- a CDS encoding M15 family metallopeptidase, producing the protein MADDMVLLSDPVIAAISTHDNREPAVDASAGTGLRLDRREARYNALLHYVRLGLRDRLVLAQRALPPHTHLLLVEGYRPPGVQHQQYTAYADLLAARNPGWDPDLVRREASRFISPPEVAPHCTGGAIDLTLCADDGTELDMGTEVNASPVATGNRCYTSSPDISAEAAANRATLSTALTEAGLVNYPTEWWHWSYGDRYWAYTNSTTALYAPLATDQVVTG